One window from the genome of Pogoniulus pusillus isolate bPogPus1 chromosome 7, bPogPus1.pri, whole genome shotgun sequence encodes:
- the PINX1 gene encoding PIN2/TERF1-interacting telomerase inhibitor 1 gives MAMLAERRRKQKWSVDPQNSAWSKDDSKFGQKMLEKMGWTKGKGLGAQEQGNTEHIKVRVKNNMLGVGATISHEDNWIAHQDDFNQLLAELNDCHGQGETESSLKNQKKKFSLEEKSKSSKKRVHYMKFAKGKDLSLHSEDDLSCIFGKRQKSVKVQNFLPPSSCVS, from the exons ATGGCGATGCTGGCGGAGC GTCGTAGAAAGCAAAAGTGGTCTGTAGACCCTCAAAACAGCGCTTGGAGTAAAGATGATTCTAAATTTGGCCAGAAGATGCTGGAGAAGATGGGCTGGACCAAAGGAAAG GGTCTTGGGGCTCAGGAACAAGGAAATACAGAACATATTAAGGTTCGAGTGAAAAACAACATGCTGGGAGTAGGAGCAACCATCAGTCATGAG GACAACTGGATTGCTCATCAGGATGACTTCAACCAGCTTCTGGCTGAACTGAATGATTGCCATGGACAGGGTGAAACAG AGTCCTCATTGAAGAATCAGAAGAAGAAATTCAGCCTCGAAGAGAAATCCAAATCTTCCAAGAAGCGTGTTCATTATATGAAGTTTGCAAAAG GCAAGGATCTCTCTTTGCACAGTGAAGATGATCTGTCCTGCATATTTGGGAAGCGACAGAAGAGTGTGAAGGTACAG